In Halorussus limi, a genomic segment contains:
- a CDS encoding VanZ family protein: MELDALRPPRWLRWLAVAVVAGGIFYASVLDSPSSGLPSLGPLGVFGIDKWLHAFAYAALAGALAAALAPGRTPAVVAALAALLSVGYGVGIEFVQAPLAQRHFSVADMVADGAGAFVAVLAWRLCVGFVGRRSSERAEEREV; encoded by the coding sequence ATGGAACTGGACGCGCTCCGTCCGCCGCGCTGGCTCCGCTGGCTCGCGGTCGCAGTCGTGGCTGGCGGCATCTTCTACGCCTCGGTCCTCGACTCGCCGTCGTCGGGACTCCCGTCGCTCGGTCCGCTCGGCGTGTTCGGCATCGACAAGTGGCTCCACGCGTTCGCCTACGCGGCGCTCGCCGGGGCGCTCGCGGCCGCGCTCGCTCCCGGCCGCACGCCCGCGGTCGTGGCCGCGCTCGCAGCCCTGCTCTCGGTCGGGTACGGCGTCGGCATCGAGTTCGTGCAGGCACCGCTCGCGCAGCGACACTTCTCGGTCGCGGACATGGTCGCCGACGGGGCCGGGGCGTTCGTCGCGGTCCTCGCCTGGCGGCTCTGCGTCGGGTTCGTGGGTCGGAGGTCTTCGGAGAGGGCGGAAGAACGAGAGGTGTAG
- the purQ gene encoding phosphoribosylformylglycinamidine synthase I encodes MTVAIVQFGGSNCDRDARRALSHLDIDAELVWHEDGLPEDPSGVMLPGGFSYGDYLRAGAIAANSPIMAEVREAAASGTPVLGVCNGAQIGSESRLTPGAFTTNASARFQCERVHVRVENADTPWTARYDEGEVVELPIAHGEGRFEVPDDHLAELNDENRVLFRYCDEAGDVTDEANPNGSKGNVAGVLGESENVAVLMPHPERISLPDIGGTDGQGILRGFEA; translated from the coding sequence GTGACCGTCGCTATCGTCCAATTCGGCGGCAGCAACTGCGACAGGGACGCCCGGCGCGCGCTCTCGCACCTCGACATCGACGCCGAACTCGTCTGGCACGAGGACGGCCTGCCCGAGGACCCCTCCGGCGTCATGCTCCCCGGCGGGTTCTCCTACGGCGACTACCTCCGGGCGGGCGCAATCGCGGCCAACAGCCCAATCATGGCCGAGGTTCGGGAGGCGGCCGCCTCCGGCACGCCGGTCCTCGGCGTCTGCAACGGCGCCCAAATCGGCTCGGAGTCGCGGCTCACCCCCGGCGCGTTCACGACCAACGCCTCCGCGCGGTTCCAGTGCGAGCGCGTCCACGTCCGGGTCGAGAACGCCGACACGCCGTGGACCGCCCGGTACGACGAGGGCGAAGTCGTGGAGTTACCCATCGCCCACGGCGAGGGCCGCTTCGAGGTGCCCGACGACCACCTCGCGGAACTGAACGACGAGAACCGCGTCCTCTTCCGGTACTGCGACGAGGCGGGCGACGTCACCGACGAGGCCAACCCGAACGGGTCGAAGGGGAACGTCGCCGGCGTCCTCGGCGAGTCCGAGAACGTGGCGGTGCTGATGCCCCACCCCGAGCGCATCTCGCTCCCCGACATCGGCGGCACCGACGGACAGGGCATCCTGCGCGGTTTCGAGGCCTGA
- a CDS encoding aldehyde ferredoxin oxidoreductase family protein codes for MTDLGGYQDHVARIDLSDEAVDYEGIDDEDARKYIGARGLGAKYVFDQGPDVDPLGPDNLLAFMNGPLTGTQTVMSGRIAVCTKSPLTNTVTDSHHGGWSGARLKWAGFDGLLFEGEAEDPVYAVVEDGEVELRDASHVWGWGVHDTIEELGDEVDGEVGKNLSVMAIGPGGENQVRYACIMNEDDRASGRGGTGAVMGSKNLKAVVVKSSTKMPKPADKETFQEGHKQAMQVIQESDVTAPNEGGLSMYGTNVLMNLTEEMDGLPTRNAQHTSTHSEAEADDSEPNIDAENVSGENVRENILVDEPTCHSCPVACKKEVEVQVHHKGEDHNVRMESYEYESAWALGPNSMNDDRDKVAMMIDRCNDLGVDTIDMGNTMAMAMEASEEGHLDEGLDWGDADTMIEMIERVANREDDLADLLAEGAMRAAEELGDPDMSLDVKGQTMAAYDPRAMKGMAIGYATSNRGACHLRGYTPSAEILGIPTKVDPSEPEGKGELCATFQDLHAISDSFDICKFNAFAEGIEEYVLQFNGMTGLDFSEEELMEAGERIYNLERYYNNLVGFDGSDDDLPARFVEGDPKAIPGEGGSEGQLVELDQLKDEYYEVRGWEDGVVPDEKLDELGIDVGPGTGVSGGGAAVSGDD; via the coding sequence ATGACTGACCTCGGCGGATACCAAGACCACGTCGCCCGAATCGACCTGAGCGACGAAGCGGTAGACTACGAGGGCATCGACGACGAGGATGCCCGGAAGTACATCGGCGCGCGCGGACTCGGCGCGAAGTACGTCTTCGACCAAGGGCCGGACGTGGACCCACTCGGTCCCGACAACCTGCTGGCGTTCATGAACGGCCCGCTGACGGGGACTCAGACCGTGATGAGCGGGCGCATCGCGGTGTGCACCAAGTCGCCGCTCACGAACACCGTCACCGACTCCCACCACGGCGGATGGTCGGGCGCGCGACTCAAGTGGGCCGGGTTCGACGGCCTGCTGTTCGAGGGCGAGGCCGAAGACCCGGTCTACGCCGTCGTGGAGGACGGCGAGGTCGAGTTGCGTGACGCCTCCCACGTCTGGGGTTGGGGCGTCCACGACACCATCGAGGAACTCGGCGACGAGGTCGACGGCGAGGTCGGCAAGAACCTCTCGGTGATGGCCATCGGCCCCGGCGGCGAGAACCAGGTCCGGTACGCCTGCATCATGAACGAGGACGACAGGGCCTCGGGACGGGGCGGCACCGGCGCAGTGATGGGGTCAAAGAACCTCAAGGCCGTCGTCGTCAAGTCCTCGACCAAGATGCCCAAGCCCGCAGACAAGGAGACCTTCCAGGAGGGCCACAAGCAGGCGATGCAGGTGATTCAGGAGTCGGACGTGACCGCGCCGAACGAGGGCGGTCTCTCGATGTACGGCACCAACGTCCTGATGAACCTGACAGAGGAGATGGACGGCCTGCCGACTCGCAACGCCCAGCACACCAGCACCCACAGCGAGGCGGAGGCCGACGACTCGGAACCCAACATCGACGCCGAGAACGTCTCCGGCGAGAACGTCCGGGAGAACATCCTCGTGGACGAACCGACCTGCCACTCCTGCCCGGTCGCGTGCAAGAAGGAGGTCGAGGTGCAGGTCCACCACAAGGGCGAGGACCACAACGTCCGGATGGAGTCCTACGAGTACGAGTCGGCGTGGGCGCTCGGCCCGAACTCGATGAACGACGACCGCGACAAGGTCGCGATGATGATAGACCGGTGCAACGACCTCGGGGTGGACACCATCGACATGGGCAACACGATGGCGATGGCGATGGAGGCCAGCGAGGAGGGCCACCTCGACGAGGGCCTCGACTGGGGCGACGCCGACACAATGATAGAGATGATAGAGCGCGTCGCCAACCGCGAAGACGACCTCGCGGACCTGCTGGCGGAGGGCGCGATGCGCGCCGCCGAGGAACTCGGCGACCCCGACATGTCGCTGGACGTGAAGGGCCAGACGATGGCGGCCTACGACCCGCGGGCGATGAAGGGGATGGCCATCGGCTACGCCACCTCGAACCGCGGGGCCTGCCACCTCCGGGGGTACACGCCCTCGGCCGAGATTCTGGGCATCCCGACCAAGGTCGACCCGAGCGAACCCGAGGGGAAGGGCGAACTCTGCGCCACCTTCCAAGACCTCCACGCCATCAGCGACTCGTTCGACATCTGCAAGTTCAACGCCTTCGCGGAGGGAATCGAGGAGTACGTCCTCCAGTTCAACGGCATGACGGGACTGGACTTCTCCGAGGAGGAACTCATGGAGGCCGGCGAGCGCATCTACAACCTCGAACGCTACTACAACAACCTCGTCGGCTTCGACGGGAGCGACGACGACCTGCCCGCCCGCTTCGTCGAGGGCGACCCCAAGGCGATTCCGGGAGAGGGCGGTTCCGAGGGCCAACTCGTGGAACTCGACCAACTCAAAGACGAGTACTACGAGGTCCGCGGATGGGAGGACGGCGTCGTGCCCGACGAGAAACTCGACGAACTCGGCATCGACGTCGGTCCGGGAACCGGCGTGAGCGGCGGCGGTGCGGCGGTCTCGGGCGACGACTGA
- a CDS encoding GNAT family N-acetyltransferase, whose amino-acid sequence MEIREATENDIPTIRSVARESWRSAYADAVPESVVEDAVAAWYADETMTRIVGDDEQVCLVATDESEAQSASEDASGERSEPRVGEIVGFAHGATDDGEGDILRLYVHPDRWHEGIGTALLEAMEDRLTEMGAERVQAMVLADNEMGNAFYESHGFEKTDEAETQLDGTTRTENVYAKAH is encoded by the coding sequence ATGGAAATTCGAGAGGCCACCGAGAACGACATCCCGACTATCCGGTCGGTCGCCCGCGAATCGTGGCGGAGCGCGTACGCCGACGCGGTGCCCGAATCCGTCGTGGAGGACGCCGTCGCGGCGTGGTACGCCGACGAGACGATGACCCGAATCGTCGGCGACGACGAGCAGGTGTGTCTGGTGGCGACCGACGAGAGCGAGGCCCAGAGCGCCTCGGAAGACGCCAGCGGAGAGCGGAGCGAACCGCGAGTCGGCGAAATCGTCGGGTTCGCGCACGGAGCGACCGACGACGGCGAGGGCGACATCCTGCGACTCTACGTCCACCCCGACCGCTGGCACGAGGGCATCGGGACCGCCCTGTTGGAGGCCATGGAGGACCGACTCACCGAGATGGGCGCAGAGCGGGTGCAGGCGATGGTGCTGGCCGACAACGAGATGGGCAACGCCTTCTACGAGTCCCACGGTTTCGAGAAGACCGACGAGGCAGAGACCCAACTCGACGGGACCACCCGCACCGAGAACGTATACGCGAAGGCGCACTGA
- a CDS encoding archaeosine biosynthesis radical SAM protein RaSEA gives MSKPTPDVYEQGRGMDAHNKVMREIRAEKDETYDPHEPTRVWIDEDRTPGGVYQSLTIILNTGGCRWARAGGCTMCGYVAESVEGGSVAHEALMDQIQVCLDHEREQIEADEADGESGLIKIYTSGSFLDEREVGAETRRAIAETFSDRERIVVESLPDFVEQEKIEDFTEQGLNTDVAIGLETATDRVRHDCVNKYFDFENYIEASEEAEAAGAGIKAYLLMKPPFLSESEAIEDMKSSVRRCAEYAHTVSMNPTNVQRYTMVDQLYFRDGYRPPWLWSVAEVLEDTADADAIVVSDPVGHGSDRGPHNCGECDDRVQKAIKDFDIRQDPSVFEEVSCECEATWEAVVEREKSFSLPLAR, from the coding sequence ATGAGTAAGCCGACGCCCGACGTGTACGAGCAGGGGCGGGGAATGGACGCCCACAACAAGGTGATGCGCGAGATTCGCGCCGAGAAGGACGAGACCTACGACCCCCACGAACCCACGCGGGTCTGGATAGACGAGGACCGCACGCCCGGCGGCGTCTACCAGAGCCTCACCATCATCCTCAACACCGGCGGGTGTCGGTGGGCGCGCGCCGGCGGGTGTACGATGTGCGGCTACGTCGCCGAGTCCGTCGAGGGCGGGTCGGTCGCCCACGAGGCGCTGATGGACCAGATTCAGGTCTGTCTCGACCACGAGCGGGAGCAAATCGAGGCGGATGAGGCCGACGGCGAGTCGGGCCTCATCAAAATCTACACCTCCGGGTCGTTCCTCGACGAGCGTGAAGTCGGCGCGGAGACCCGCCGAGCCATCGCCGAGACGTTTTCGGACCGCGAGCGCATCGTGGTCGAGAGCCTGCCCGACTTCGTGGAGCAGGAGAAAATCGAGGACTTTACCGAGCAGGGGCTGAACACCGACGTCGCCATCGGACTGGAGACCGCGACCGACCGCGTGCGCCACGACTGCGTGAACAAGTACTTCGACTTCGAGAACTACATCGAGGCCAGCGAGGAGGCCGAGGCCGCCGGGGCCGGAATCAAGGCCTACCTCCTGATGAAGCCGCCGTTCCTCTCGGAGTCCGAGGCCATCGAGGACATGAAGTCCTCCGTGCGCCGGTGCGCCGAGTACGCCCACACCGTCTCCATGAACCCGACCAACGTCCAGCGATACACCATGGTCGACCAGTTGTACTTCCGGGACGGCTACCGGCCGCCGTGGCTCTGGTCGGTCGCCGAGGTGCTGGAGGACACCGCGGACGCCGACGCCATCGTGGTCTCGGACCCCGTCGGCCACGGGTCGGACCGCGGCCCGCACAACTGCGGGGAGTGCGACGACCGAGTCCAGAAGGCCATCAAGGACTTCGACATCCGGCAGGACCCGAGCGTCTTCGAGGAAGTGTCCTGCGAGTGCGAGGCGACGTGGGAAGCGGTCGTGGAGCGCGAGAAGAGCTTCAGCCTGCCGCTCGCGCGGTAA
- the purS gene encoding phosphoribosylformylglycinamidine synthase subunit PurS, with product MTAYTATVTVRLKEGVLDPEAETTKRALERLGFELDHLRSADRFELDLDAESPDSAAERADEMAERLLANPTIHDYEVEVEPRA from the coding sequence ATGACTGCCTACACCGCCACGGTCACGGTCCGCCTGAAGGAGGGCGTCCTCGACCCCGAGGCAGAGACGACCAAGCGGGCGCTGGAACGACTAGGCTTCGAGTTGGACCACTTGCGGTCGGCCGACCGGTTCGAACTCGACTTGGACGCCGAGTCGCCGGACTCGGCCGCCGAGCGCGCCGACGAGATGGCCGAGCGACTGCTGGCGAACCCGACCATCCACGACTACGAGGTCGAGGTCGAACCCCGAGCATGA